Proteins from a single region of Desulfuromonas acetoxidans DSM 684:
- a CDS encoding aldehyde dehydrogenase family protein, whose protein sequence is MKTQLDSQYKLYINGQWVDASDGQTFEAHCPADGSLLSTCANATKEDVDAAVDAAWGAYDAWKDVSAQERAGYLLKIADLIDANAEKLAMVETLDNGKPIRETRNVDVPLASDHFRYFASAIRTQEGQATMIDKDTMSLILREPIGVVAQIIPWNFPFLMAAWKIAPALAAGNCVVIKPSSTTSLSLLELAKLLDQVLPPGVVNVITGKGSTTGNFVLEHPGFTKLAFTGSTDIGYNIADAAAKKLIPATLELGGKSANIYFDDCQWDKAIEGTQIGILFNQGQVCCAGSRIFVHEAIYDKFVADMATAFEKVKVGLPWNDDTMMGCQIDEGQLNQILSYVDVGKQEGARLVTGGVRLTDGELGNGSFMAPTLFADVDNSMRIAQEEIFGPVVCVIKFKDEQEVIDMANDSEFGLGGAVWTRDINRAMRVARGVETGRMWVNTYNQLPAHAPFGGYKKSGIGRETHKMMLEHYSQAKNIFISMSEEKMGLY, encoded by the coding sequence ATGAAAACCCAACTTGATTCCCAGTACAAATTGTACATCAACGGCCAATGGGTGGATGCCAGTGACGGCCAAACCTTTGAAGCGCACTGCCCGGCGGATGGTTCGCTGCTGTCGACCTGTGCCAATGCCACCAAAGAGGATGTCGATGCTGCCGTGGATGCTGCCTGGGGCGCTTATGATGCGTGGAAAGATGTCAGTGCTCAGGAGCGTGCTGGTTATCTGCTGAAAATCGCCGATCTGATTGATGCCAATGCCGAAAAACTGGCTATGGTGGAAACCCTTGATAACGGCAAACCGATTCGCGAAACACGCAATGTTGATGTACCGTTGGCCAGCGACCACTTCCGCTACTTTGCCTCGGCCATCCGCACCCAGGAAGGTCAGGCGACCATGATCGACAAGGACACCATGAGCCTGATTCTGCGCGAACCGATCGGCGTGGTGGCCCAGATCATCCCTTGGAACTTTCCGTTTCTTATGGCGGCATGGAAAATTGCCCCGGCGCTGGCAGCCGGCAACTGCGTGGTGATTAAACCGTCGTCCACCACCTCACTGAGCCTGTTGGAACTGGCCAAACTGCTTGATCAGGTGCTGCCCCCCGGCGTGGTCAATGTGATCACCGGCAAAGGCTCCACCACCGGCAACTTTGTCCTCGAACACCCCGGATTCACCAAACTGGCGTTCACCGGCTCAACGGATATCGGCTACAACATTGCCGATGCTGCCGCTAAAAAATTGATTCCGGCCACGTTGGAACTCGGTGGCAAGTCGGCCAATATCTATTTTGACGACTGCCAGTGGGACAAAGCGATTGAAGGGACCCAAATCGGTATTCTGTTCAATCAGGGCCAGGTGTGCTGCGCCGGCTCACGGATTTTTGTTCACGAAGCGATCTACGACAAATTTGTTGCCGACATGGCCACCGCATTTGAAAAAGTCAAAGTTGGTCTGCCTTGGAACGACGACACCATGATGGGTTGCCAGATTGATGAAGGGCAACTCAACCAGATTCTCTCCTATGTCGATGTTGGTAAACAGGAGGGAGCGCGACTGGTCACCGGCGGCGTCAGACTGACCGATGGTGAGTTGGGTAACGGTTCCTTTATGGCGCCGACCCTGTTTGCTGATGTCGATAACTCCATGCGCATTGCTCAGGAGGAGATCTTCGGTCCAGTGGTGTGTGTCATCAAGTTCAAAGATGAACAGGAAGTGATCGATATGGCTAACGACAGCGAGTTCGGTCTCGGTGGTGCCGTGTGGACGCGTGACATCAACCGCGCCATGCGTGTCGCTCGCGGTGTTGAGACCGGTCGTATGTGGGTCAACACCTACAACCAGTTGCCCGCCCATGCCCCGTTTGGCGGATACAAAAAATCCGGTATCGGTCGTGAAACTCACAAAATGATGCTTGAGCACTACAGCCAGGCGAAAAACATCTTTATCAGCATGAGCGAAGAGAAAATGGGCTTGTATTGA